One Candidatus Zymogenaceae bacterium genomic region harbors:
- a CDS encoding 30S ribosomal protein S12 produces the protein MPTINQLVRKGRKKMKSKTSSPALQNSPQKRGVCVRVYTTTPKKPNSALRKVARVRLTNGIEVTSYIPGVGHNLQEHSVVLIRGGRVKDLPGVRYHIIRGTLDALGVNDRKKGRSKYGTKRPKT, from the coding sequence ATGCCAACGATAAATCAGCTTGTACGCAAGGGCCGAAAGAAAATGAAGTCCAAGACTTCTTCACCGGCGCTGCAGAATTCCCCCCAGAAGCGGGGAGTGTGCGTGAGGGTGTACACCACGACCCCGAAAAAACCGAACTCCGCCCTCAGGAAGGTCGCAAGGGTTCGATTGACGAACGGTATCGAGGTCACAAGCTACATACCCGGTGTCGGCCATAACCTTCAGGAGCACTCGGTTGTGCTCATTCGCGGGGGCCGGGTCAAGGACCTGCCGGGTGTCCGATACCACATCATTCGCGGAACGCTGGACGCCCTCGGCGTCAATGACCGAAAAAAGGGACGCTCTAAGTACGGCACGAAGAGGCCGAAGACATAA
- the rpsG gene encoding 30S ribosomal protein S7: MPRRRVIAKREIISDPKYNDRLVAKFVNCMMLKGKKSVSESIFYDAMDLVADRTKDDPIRVFKKALDNIKPVVEVKSRRVGGSTYQVPVEIRGDRREALGIRWLINYSRNRGEKSMKERLAGEIIDAFNNKGTAVKKREDTHKMAEANKAFAHYRW; the protein is encoded by the coding sequence ATGCCCCGAAGAAGAGTTATAGCGAAACGGGAAATAATTTCCGATCCAAAATACAATGACAGGCTTGTTGCCAAGTTCGTCAACTGCATGATGCTCAAGGGTAAGAAAAGCGTGTCGGAGAGTATTTTCTACGACGCCATGGATCTTGTGGCCGACAGAACCAAGGATGATCCGATTCGTGTTTTCAAGAAGGCCCTTGACAACATCAAGCCGGTTGTCGAGGTGAAATCCCGGCGGGTGGGCGGCTCTACCTACCAGGTTCCCGTGGAGATCAGGGGTGATCGCCGTGAGGCCCTGGGTATTCGATGGCTCATCAACTATTCAAGGAACAGGGGTGAGAAATCGATGAAGGAACGCCTTGCCGGCGAGATCATTGATGCATTCAACAACAAGGGGACCGCGGTCAAGAAGCGTGAAGATACCCATAAGATGGCAGAGGCCAACAAGGCCTTCGCTCATTACCGCTGGTAA